In Gossypium arboreum isolate Shixiya-1 chromosome 3, ASM2569848v2, whole genome shotgun sequence, the sequence AAGATACTTGACATGTATAAGGCCTAATATCCTATCAGCAGTTAGTGTAGTGAGTCGCTACATGGAAGCTCCTACGTCAACTCACATGAAGGCTACTAAAAGGATTCTTCGTTACCTAAAAGGTATAATTGAATTTGGGTTATTCTACTCATCTTCTCATGACTTTCAACTCATGGGATTTTGTGATAGTGATTTTTTCTGTGACATTGATGATTGAAAAAGCACCACTGGATTTATGTTTTTCTTGGGAGATTGTTACATCTCTTGGAGTTCTAAAAAACAACCCATTGTTATACTTTCAACTTGTAAGGCTGAATATGTGGTAGCAACTTCTTGTACTTTTCATGCTATCTAGCTTAGAGAATTGTTGAAAGAACTTCACTTTCCACAAGAAGGAGCAACCAAAATTTGCATTGATAACAAGTCTGCACAAGCACTCGTGAAAAATCATGTGTTCTATAATGGAAGCAAACATATAGACACAAGATATCATTTTATCAGGAAGCATATTGCCGAGAAAAAAGTCTAGCTTCAGTTTGTGAAGACTCGAGATCAAGTGGCGGATATTTTTACAAAACCTCTTAAGGTGGAAGGTTTTCGAAAAATGCGTGAAAAACTTGGCGTAATCtagaaaatttcaaattaagggTCAGTGTTGGATATAATTCGTAACATTCTAGAATATACTTGCTCATTACTTGTTGCATGTACTTATATTTAATGAATGAATTAGAGTTGATGTATCTAGTTTAATGAATGTATTTAGAGTAGGTGGATCTAGTAGTCATGCACGTACTTAACTAGGATACATGAATGTGGTGAAACCAATAGTCACTTACAACTACTatataaatagttgtatgcgatGAAGCATAGTAAAAGAGAACGAAAGAAGACAAAGTTTAATACAAAGTGAGTTCATTTATTTCTTAAAAGTTATTTCTCTATTTCACCTCCCTTCCAATGCCCTCTAATAAAAAAtaggaaaattaatttttatatgttaaattaaagaataaattggtcatcttgttaaaattttcatttatttttactgttaaaaattaattatatacatTAACATAAGATATACGTAATACATCAAGGGTCGCTATCTTATTATTTTGTAGCCTTACTATTTTTACCTTATATATAGGGAGAGAGAGAAAGGAGCAAAAGGCTGCAATTTCTTTCAATAAAACCCGaaacgaaaacgagtaaaaacTGTAGAACATAATCTCCCATACACGGTAAAATACAAACCTCAGTCCCCCCACTGTCATACATTAAATGCTAAACAGTCACATAGTTAACATGTTACATGCTTGAATAGCTTATTAAGTGTTTAAAGGTCAGACCAAGCTTCCTCCACCGGCAGCTCTTCCGCCACAGACGCCAAGTACGACTTATTATCAGCATTCCTCACCGAGCAATTAGCACGGATTTCGCCATTGTTACCAGTCAACACACTCAGCTGTCCCATCTTTATCATCGACACCACAAACTTCTCGAAGAAGAGCGTCTCATTAATGGCAAAGCTAGTAACAATCCCCCTCGTCCTGCTATCAGTGTACAAGTCCTGATCCGAGGTAAACAGCCCTTGACGGTTCATCAGGTCCACGTAATACTTATTATCGAATTTGTTGGGGCTCCTTATGTCCATCACCGTTGTGTTGGTTGAATTTAACGTGGGACATATTACCTTGAGATTGTTGGCAAAGGTTTTGTCCATGGTGGGGTCTTGGGTAGGGTAGAGCCTGGTGGTGAAAGATGTGCAACGGCTGATGCCGATGGTGTGGCCGCCGGAGAGAGCTACAACGTCGGTGGGGTCGAAGTTTTTTGTGGCGAGCATGGAAAGGATGGTGGTGGCGTTGGCAAAGGGCGGTGGTAGGTTCTGCAATGTGGCGTTTACGGTGGCGAAAGTCAGTCCATCTCTTCTTCCCAATGGTATGCCATAGTCTGGACCACCTGACTGTGAAACCAAAATAGGGGGATTTTAAGTCAAAATTTCAAGCTCCATGACGATGACATAATAGCTTGActtttaaaaagaataaaaagttAAATATTATAGGAGTTGGTGAGCTTCATGGAAATTTCACATAACACATGCTTCCAACTTTGATGAAATATCTATTGGTGACAGCAAATTACCTTATTAACTTAATCAAACATACAACTAACAACTTTAggtataatataattaaaatataattcgtAATTGTAgattaagttttaatttaattgatatagatattattattaatatagaaggtaaaagttataaataattttaagtatGGTGTGAATATATAATTTcaataatactaaaatatatttttaatatttaaaatttttgataaaagtaatatattattttaatatcaatctaataatataaaaacatattttggaaaaccttttaaatataatatttttctcaAAATGCATATTTATTATAAATGAAAGGTCCCCATGTACAACAGCTTTCACCTAGGCTTTAATAAATTTAGGCTTTATGACAACAAGAAATTGACCATTAATGCCCATTTGGTACAATTTAAGACCTTATGGCCCCATTGTGAGAAAAAAAGTTAGCTAAGGGTATGCCAGTCACCCACACACCGCGTTTTAATTTCCAATTACCCCTTCAACAAGTAGGCTAAATTAATCAATTGTGTTTTCTTATATATACAATATCAGAGATAAGGTATAGGGTGAAATGgtttgaaattgaattaaagaggtttaatttttattaaattatatatttatatttttttaataatcttttataagttttgatcatatttgttcttttttaGACAATATCTAAAACTATTCATAGCTCTTCCTCAACtcataaatagaaggataatacGCTTCAATGCATTTAAACCCATATCCTCCTACATTAACAACAATGTCTATACCAATCGAGCTAAAATTCAATCGACATTTATATTTGTAGTTTAATTTCTACAACACATTTAGATGTTATGACCCATTATTtttcattgataaaaaaaaatcaaaatcttaAATTAGAAGGCTAGAAGATCATTAGAAAATAATATCGTATACTaactattttaaatattaatccaAGCATGTATTCAACAAAAATTCGTtaactttttaaagttttttagattgattttttgtgtttttgttcaTTAATGTGTTTTTAATGCTTgcacttaaataataataaaaatttgactGAATGAAAATGACATAAAAAGTAATAGTGATTGATGATACCAAGTAAACGGAGTCACGAGCAGCAAGCGCGACGATATCAGAACAAGAGACCACTCTTCCACATGCTTTCTCGACACGGTTGCGCAGGTCATTGATGATCTCGAATGCCTTGGCCCTCAAGCTCAAGTTCGGCGGAGCCTGTTGCTCACCCGGCCCGCTCGCCGATCCGTCCAGCAACACAGATCCGTCGCATCCCTAGTAAACATCAATGACAAAACGAATCAAAACGACGCATCCATGTTTCAACCGCTGTTTCGGATGTTTACATGGTTTTATAACGTACCTGGACAAAGCAATCATGGAAATGAAGGCGGAGCAAGCCAGCAGCTTGGCCAATGTCGTTGTCGAACACCTTCTTCAGCTGAGTTCTAATAATGGATTCGAGCTTTGGACATGAAGTTTTGTAGAAAGTCAAGGAGAGACCATTCACGATCGGAACTGAGTTGTCAGCGGCCTCGGAGATGGATAAGTAAGGAGCAATTAAAAGAGAAGAGATCAAAAGGAGAGCAAAGAAAGAGTTAGTAACTTTAGCCATGGATAGATTCTTGGTGTTTCTTTTGTGTCCTTGACGCTGCATGGCCTAGTCTTATTTATAGCCATTTTCAAGTCATTcattaagacttaattaatattagtCTTTCCTTTTTTTTGTAATTGCCTCTTCCAACAATGTTGGGATAATACTATTAGTTggcaacatagcaaaataattatttttataatagttgaaaaatattaattttatgaaaaggatttaattgaatgatgtAGCATTAAATTAATAGTGTGTTTAGACATTACATAGTAATTGGATGAAACTGTAATTATCAAAGTATTCTTgtaattacaaaaattttaattCCCAATGTGTTTAAGTGATAAAATGCAATTACATAATAATTTTCTATGTCATATCTGATAGTATAAATTGTAGTTatgctaattcataattttaatttcaaaagaaaatattaattattataaaattgtgaataatacttgagaaaagaaattctaaacaagtaataaaatttaaaatcaaatcatcGATATAATATGTTGGTCTAAAAAGTATTAGACAATACAATTACTACTAAATAACAAGAAAATGAACAACATATGCCATTTTATCTAATTACTCTAACATTTCATATTTGTTGAGTTATTTTTAACATTAAACATATACTCTTTGTTCTCATCAATTAGTCCTTAACTaagtataaataattaataattaataatatgtaCTTTAGTTATATTTAGTATACTatgtaatttaattaattatttagtagGTAGGAAATTACCTCTTGTtaataaagtttttaaaattatttaaacaagATTAATAAAATAGCAtacaattatatttaaaaataataatatatatatcctaaaattaaaaatattgttactatataaaagtaaattttaaaattttaattatgtacAGTCATGTTTAGAAAGTGTTAAAGTAATTGGATTTGAatgtaattatttgtaatttttattgtaATTAATTCAATTCTCACTGTCCTCCTAAAAATCGACAAGTGTAATTGAAATTATGTAATTACACTCAATTAAGTGGAACCCACAAATTATAAAGGTTACTCAAAGCATGCCACAAATATAGGGATAACAAACCGCCACTCCACAATTAGCACTTTCTACTCCACCACTTGCCCTGCTTCGTTATGGATATATAATCTTGAAAATCACTACCACCTTCATGGTGTTGGATTCACCTCACCCCACCCGACCTCTACTTcacttcaatttaatttttgctttttttttttaatattttcaattttttaaagttgagtaaatatttaaacataattcttaaaaaaatatttaagtataaaatatatgaattttctataataattaattacattttacccttttaatagttatatatatacaAGAATAAATTGGTAATTTCATATAGTAGAACGGGGTGAAGCAGTGCAAGCAACTACCATAACGGTTCCATATGGCCCActttctaaaagaaaaaaaaattcaccCACCTTATCTCatatctatttttaaaaaaaattcactccattcaaaataaattaattcaaaTCTATTAAGTGATTTGAATTTTTCATCCCTATAAAATGTATAATTACAAATAACTATACTCAATATGTTATaaatatgatatgatattttaAGTGATAATGGCATGTTGAGTCGACACATTTTCACTTAAGCTGAACTAT encodes:
- the LOC108487518 gene encoding peroxidase 12, translated to MQRQGHKRNTKNLSMAKVTNSFFALLLISSLLIAPYLSISEAADNSVPIVNGLSLTFYKTSCPKLESIIRTQLKKVFDNDIGQAAGLLRLHFHDCFVQGCDGSVLLDGSASGPGEQQAPPNLSLRAKAFEIINDLRNRVEKACGRVVSCSDIVALAARDSVYLSGGPDYGIPLGRRDGLTFATVNATLQNLPPPFANATTILSMLATKNFDPTDVVALSGGHTIGISRCTSFTTRLYPTQDPTMDKTFANNLKVICPTLNSTNTTVMDIRSPNKFDNKYYVDLMNRQGLFTSDQDLYTDSRTRGIVTSFAINETLFFEKFVVSMIKMGQLSVLTGNNGEIRANCSVRNADNKSYLASVAEELPVEEAWSDL